A stretch of the Xiphias gladius isolate SHS-SW01 ecotype Sanya breed wild chromosome 21, ASM1685928v1, whole genome shotgun sequence genome encodes the following:
- the LOC120807340 gene encoding E3 ubiquitin-protein ligase RNF186-like — MLVEEELECVVCCYEYSRSNRVPRVLHCNHTFCAPCLEKLSKLQGVIRTVPCPLCRWITCTRASLTLPGALWVNTEIWDQIAEEQQRTRVGSVAESKDTNTHLIKSKLSASRHSGFMSTVQKMFSCVPLQGPETEGC; from the exons ATGCTCGTCGAGGAGGAGCTCGAGTGTGTCGTGTGCTGCTACGAGTACTCCCGCAGCAACCGGGTCCCGCGGGTCCTCCACTGCAACCACACTTTCTGCGCCCCGTGCCTGGAGAAACTGTCCAAGCTGCAGGGGGTCATCCGCACCGTCCCCTGCCCCCTGTGCCGCTGGATTACCTGCACCCGGGCCAGCCTGACCCTGCCCGGGGCCCTGTGGGTCAACACGGAGATCTGGGACCAGAttgcagaggagcagcagaggactAGGGTCGGATCAGTGGCCGAGTCGAAGGACACAAATACCCACCTCATCAAGTCAAAGCT cTCCGCTTCGAGGCACTCCGGCTTCATGTCCACAGTCCAGAAAATGTTCAGCTGTGTGCCGCTGCAAGGACCAGAGACCGAGGGCTGCTGA